The Streptomyces kanamyceticus genome window below encodes:
- a CDS encoding ABC transporter permease, whose product MTTTAHRARFTDLLAAEWIKLWSLRSTFWVLGGGALAVIGINANSAWSNARRLADLPPPPADADEAFLFDPLGTAFVAPAWQLLMIVAATVGALSVFGEYTSGLIRTTFTAVPDRRAVIAAKTAVVAAVLCALGAAVAGVSFGVTQALLRDEGGLSLGDPGALRAVVASALLAPVCALVGMALGALVRHAAGSVVAVVGTLLLLPALFRGETYRWVKEIGNAMPYTAWERLVTNPARPGPPEKYPLSVAEAWPVLAAWPLVAVVVTVVVVRRRDT is encoded by the coding sequence ATGACGACGACCGCGCACCGCGCCCGCTTCACCGATCTCCTGGCCGCCGAGTGGATCAAACTGTGGTCGCTGCGGTCGACGTTCTGGGTGCTCGGGGGCGGCGCGCTGGCCGTCATCGGCATCAACGCGAACTCCGCCTGGAGCAACGCCCGCAGGCTCGCGGACCTGCCACCGCCCCCTGCCGACGCCGACGAGGCCTTCCTGTTCGACCCGCTGGGCACCGCCTTCGTCGCCCCGGCCTGGCAACTGCTCATGATCGTCGCGGCCACGGTGGGCGCCCTTTCGGTCTTCGGCGAGTACACCAGCGGCCTGATCCGTACGACGTTCACGGCCGTGCCCGACCGCCGCGCGGTGATCGCGGCGAAGACGGCCGTGGTCGCGGCGGTGCTGTGCGCGCTCGGCGCGGCCGTCGCGGGAGTGTCGTTCGGTGTGACGCAGGCGCTGCTGCGCGACGAGGGCGGCCTGTCGCTCGGCGATCCCGGGGCGCTGCGGGCCGTCGTGGCGTCCGCGCTGCTCGCGCCGGTGTGCGCGCTGGTCGGCATGGCGCTCGGCGCGCTCGTGCGGCACGCCGCGGGCAGTGTCGTCGCGGTGGTCGGCACGCTCCTGCTGCTCCCCGCGCTCTTCCGGGGCGAGACCTACCGCTGGGTCAAGGAGATCGGCAACGCGATGCCGTACACCGCGTGGGAGCGGCTCGTGACGAACCCCGCGCGTCCAGGACCGCCGGAGAAGTACCCGTTGTCGGTCGCCGAGGCGTGGCCGGTCCTCGCGGCGTGGCCGCTGGTCGCGGTGGTGGTGACGGTGGTCGTGGTGCGCCGCCGCGACACGTGA
- a CDS encoding DNA polymerase Y family protein has translation MNTCHGGASTLYVRFLLPPMYEAALPRLLSLLGEFTPEVEALPPDAALVDVRGARRYFGRGAVELAALIRVRALALYGVECAIGAGPGPMLARMAARGAAPGVTRAVPEGADGVREFLAERPVGELPGIGRATARTLCEYGLDSLGKVAAAPLSTLQRLVGARAGRELREKARGIDRTRVAPNAAARSLSAERPFPRDELDPFRHRRALLSIAEELGAGMRGDGQVCRALTLTVRYADRTTTTRTRTLPEPTAHSVALTTAAYRMYEALGLQRARVRAVALRAEDLGPAEHAAHQLTFDPVDERTRRIEEVADRARERFGPGAIVPGTLAA, from the coding sequence ATGAACACCTGCCACGGCGGCGCGAGCACCCTCTACGTACGCTTCCTGCTTCCCCCCATGTACGAAGCCGCCCTGCCCCGACTCCTCTCCCTGCTCGGCGAGTTCACCCCCGAGGTCGAGGCGCTGCCGCCCGACGCCGCGCTCGTCGACGTGCGCGGCGCGCGGCGCTACTTCGGACGCGGTGCCGTCGAGCTCGCCGCGCTGATCAGGGTGCGAGCGCTCGCGCTGTACGGAGTGGAGTGCGCGATCGGCGCGGGTCCCGGCCCGATGCTGGCCCGGATGGCCGCGCGCGGGGCCGCCCCCGGGGTGACCCGCGCGGTGCCCGAAGGGGCGGACGGCGTACGGGAGTTCCTCGCCGAGCGGCCCGTCGGCGAGCTGCCGGGCATCGGCCGCGCCACCGCCCGCACCCTGTGCGAGTACGGCCTCGACTCCCTCGGCAAGGTCGCCGCCGCGCCCCTGTCCACCCTGCAACGGCTCGTCGGCGCCAGGGCGGGACGCGAGCTGCGCGAGAAGGCGCGGGGCATCGACCGCACCCGGGTCGCGCCGAACGCCGCCGCGCGCTCCCTGTCCGCCGAACGCCCCTTCCCGCGCGACGAACTGGACCCCTTCCGGCACCGCCGCGCGCTGCTCTCGATCGCCGAGGAGCTGGGCGCGGGGATGCGCGGCGACGGCCAGGTGTGCCGCGCGCTGACCCTCACCGTGCGGTACGCGGACCGCACCACCACGACCAGGACACGGACGCTGCCCGAGCCGACCGCGCACTCGGTCGCGCTGACCACCGCCGCGTACCGCATGTACGAGGCGCTCGGCCTGCAACGGGCCCGGGTGCGCGCCGTCGCCCTGCGCGCCGAGGACCTCGGCCCCGCCGAACACGCCGCCCACCAGCTGACGTTCGACCCGGTGGACGAGAGGACCCGCAGGATCGAGGAGGTGGCCGACCGGGCCAGGGAGAGGTTCGGCCCCGGCGCGATCGTGCCGGGGACGCTGGCCGCGTGA
- a CDS encoding acetate uptake transporter yields the protein MNFPHRSGPAAQAVSVKRMEPTAQAQLGPLGLTGFIVVTMIATGIDAGVFPEKLLHSVVPLVGFFIGGLAQLLAGLFQAQRGDTWHATVFGGFGLFWMAKSLMLLWVLPGLDPSLRGDTMGLFTLPWVFVVFVLWLASFRIHLALLLTFTCVLVVFVAMTCNGFTGAVGWNRVAGWFGLGATAGALYLLAGQVMASTWGRPVLPMGRFLAPDAPDVVPET from the coding sequence GTGAACTTCCCGCACCGCTCGGGGCCCGCGGCCCAGGCGGTCTCCGTCAAGCGCATGGAGCCCACCGCGCAGGCCCAGCTGGGCCCGCTCGGGCTGACCGGCTTCATCGTCGTCACGATGATCGCCACCGGCATCGACGCGGGCGTCTTCCCCGAGAAGCTCCTGCACTCGGTGGTGCCCCTGGTCGGCTTCTTCATCGGCGGGCTCGCGCAGCTGCTCGCCGGGCTCTTCCAGGCGCAGCGCGGCGACACCTGGCACGCCACGGTCTTCGGCGGCTTCGGGCTCTTCTGGATGGCGAAGTCGCTGATGCTGCTCTGGGTGCTTCCCGGCCTCGACCCGTCGCTGCGCGGCGACACGATGGGGCTGTTCACCCTGCCCTGGGTGTTCGTGGTCTTCGTGCTGTGGCTGGCGAGCTTCCGCATCCATCTGGCACTGCTGCTCACCTTCACCTGCGTCCTCGTCGTCTTCGTCGCGATGACCTGCAACGGCTTCACGGGCGCGGTCGGCTGGAACCGGGTCGCGGGCTGGTTCGGGCTCGGTGCCACCGCTGGAGCGCTCTACCTGCTCGCCGGTCAGGTGATGGCGTCCACCTGGGGCCGCCCCGTCCTGCCGATGGGCCGCTTCCTCGCGCCGGACGCGCCGGACGTCGTGCCCGAGACGTGA
- a CDS encoding S1 family peptidase — MKHRRIPKRRAAVAGAGIAALVAAGITFQTANASENSPEPTPDTLSVAKAGKLASSLGKELGTQAAGTYYDAQAKSLVVNVLNKSAADAVESAGGKARIVENSLAELKSARATLNDKAAVPGTSWAMDPASNKVVVTADRTVKGAELDKVSAIVKSLGGKAQLKHSKGEYKALIAGGDAIWGSGSRCSLGFNVVKGGQPYFLTAGHCGNAVKSWSDSQGGSEIGTTEESSFPGNDYAIVKYTGDTPHPSEVNLYGGTQAISKAGDATVGQKVQRSGSTTQVHDGDVTALDATVNYQEGQVDGLIQTTVCAEPGDSGGALFAGDTALGLTSGGSGDCSSGGETFFQPVPEALSAYGAEIG, encoded by the coding sequence TTGAAGCACCGACGCATACCCAAGCGGCGTGCCGCCGTGGCAGGCGCGGGCATCGCCGCGCTGGTTGCCGCGGGAATCACCTTCCAGACTGCGAACGCGAGCGAGAACTCCCCGGAGCCCACGCCGGACACCCTCTCGGTGGCGAAGGCCGGAAAGCTCGCCTCGTCCCTGGGCAAGGAGCTCGGCACCCAGGCCGCGGGCACGTACTACGACGCCCAGGCCAAGTCCCTCGTCGTCAACGTCCTGAACAAGAGCGCGGCGGACGCGGTCGAGTCGGCGGGCGGCAAGGCCAGAATCGTCGAGAACTCCCTCGCGGAGCTGAAGAGCGCCCGTGCGACGCTGAACGACAAGGCGGCCGTGCCCGGCACCTCGTGGGCGATGGACCCGGCCTCCAACAAGGTCGTCGTCACGGCCGACCGCACGGTCAAGGGCGCCGAGCTCGACAAGGTCTCCGCCATCGTGAAGAGCCTCGGCGGCAAGGCCCAGCTCAAGCACAGCAAGGGCGAGTACAAGGCCCTCATCGCCGGTGGCGACGCGATCTGGGGGAGCGGTTCGCGCTGCTCGCTCGGCTTCAACGTCGTCAAGGGCGGCCAGCCCTACTTCCTGACGGCGGGCCACTGCGGCAACGCGGTCAAGAGCTGGTCGGACTCGCAGGGCGGCTCGGAGATCGGCACCACCGAGGAGTCGAGCTTCCCGGGCAACGACTACGCCATCGTGAAGTACACGGGCGACACCCCGCACCCCAGCGAGGTCAACCTCTACGGCGGCACCCAGGCGATCAGCAAGGCCGGGGACGCCACGGTCGGCCAGAAGGTGCAGCGCAGCGGCAGCACCACCCAGGTCCACGACGGTGACGTCACCGCGCTCGACGCCACGGTCAACTACCAGGAGGGCCAGGTCGACGGTCTGATCCAGACCACGGTCTGTGCCGAGCCCGGTGACAGCGGCGGCGCGCTCTTCGCCGGTGACACCGCGCTGGGTCTCACGTCGGGCGGCAGCGGTGACTGCTCGTCCGGTGGCGAGACCTTCTTCCAGCCGGTGCCGGAGGCCCTGTCGGCCTACGGCGCGGAAATCGGCTGA
- the adhE gene encoding bifunctional acetaldehyde-CoA/alcohol dehydrogenase, producing the protein MQAKEMVDGLVERALAALDRFESYDQEQVDHIVKKASLAALSQHGELARQAVEETGRGLFEDKAVKNLFACEHVVNSLRGLKTAGVIARDELNGITEIAEPVGVVCAMTPVTNPTSTTLFKALIALKTRNPIVFAFHPSAQRCSAEAARIVRDAAIEAGAPENCVQWVEEPSMEATGLLMNHEGVSTILATGGNAMVKAAYSCGKPALGVGAGNVPAYVTRSGKLRRAVHDIVLSKSFDHGMICASEQAVILDQEIYEEGLAEFRRLGAYVLTAAEKTKLEEFVFGTTAFANNCSGAKLNAAVVGRSPQWIAEQAGFSVPEGTSVIVAECAEVGEGEPLTREKLSPILAALKAEDTEHGLELSARMVEFHGLGHSAAIHTEDEELAEEFGKRVKAVRVIVNAPSTFGGIGDVYNSFLPSLTLGCGSYGHNSVSNNVSAVNLVNVKRIGRRNNNMQWFKVPPKIYFERNSLRYLGEMEGIRRVSIVTDKTMSTLGFVARVTDILAARPDAVTVQIIDNVEPNPELATVRAGAALMRDFQPDTIIGLGGGSPMDAAKIMWLMYEHPEIEFADTKEKFFDIRKRAFKFPGLGKKAQMVAVPTTSGTGSEVTPFAVISDPEAAQKYPLADYALTPNVAIVDPVLPMGLPATVTADSGFDALTHATEAYVSAYSNDYTDGLCLQAIKLIFENLERCVVNGPKDPEAREKMHNASTVAGMAFANAFLGLVHAMAHTLGNTFHVAHGRTNALLLPHVIRHNGTVSGKATPWPKAEVYRAPERFQEIARMLGLPASTPEEGVESYARAVEELRAKCGIPASFQEEGVDEAAFLAALPQQAMNAYADQCAPANPRMPMIDEMQQLMRQAYYGEPRRGAGNGATSH; encoded by the coding sequence ATGCAGGCCAAGGAGATGGTGGACGGACTCGTCGAGAGGGCGCTCGCCGCGCTCGACCGGTTCGAGTCGTACGACCAGGAGCAGGTCGACCACATCGTCAAGAAGGCCTCCCTCGCCGCGCTGAGCCAGCACGGGGAGCTGGCGCGGCAGGCGGTCGAGGAGACCGGCCGCGGCCTCTTCGAGGACAAGGCCGTCAAGAACCTCTTCGCGTGCGAGCACGTCGTCAACTCGCTGCGCGGACTGAAGACCGCGGGCGTCATCGCCCGCGACGAGCTGAACGGCATCACCGAGATCGCCGAACCGGTCGGCGTCGTCTGCGCGATGACCCCGGTGACCAACCCGACCTCGACGACGCTCTTCAAGGCGCTCATCGCCCTGAAGACCCGCAACCCGATCGTCTTCGCCTTCCACCCCAGCGCCCAGCGCTGCTCCGCCGAGGCCGCCCGGATCGTGCGCGACGCGGCGATCGAGGCGGGCGCGCCCGAGAACTGCGTGCAGTGGGTCGAGGAGCCCTCGATGGAGGCCACCGGCCTTCTCATGAACCACGAGGGTGTCTCCACCATCCTCGCCACCGGCGGCAACGCGATGGTCAAGGCCGCCTACTCCTGCGGCAAGCCCGCGCTCGGCGTCGGCGCGGGCAACGTACCCGCCTACGTCACGCGCAGCGGCAAGCTGCGCCGCGCCGTGCACGACATCGTGCTCTCCAAGTCCTTCGACCACGGCATGATCTGCGCCTCCGAGCAGGCCGTCATCCTCGACCAGGAGATCTACGAGGAGGGGCTCGCGGAGTTCCGGCGGCTCGGCGCGTACGTCCTCACGGCGGCCGAGAAGACCAAGCTGGAGGAGTTCGTCTTCGGCACCACCGCCTTCGCCAACAACTGCTCGGGCGCCAAGCTGAACGCGGCCGTCGTCGGCAGGTCCCCGCAGTGGATCGCCGAACAGGCCGGGTTCTCCGTGCCGGAGGGCACCTCGGTGATCGTCGCCGAGTGCGCGGAGGTCGGCGAGGGCGAGCCGCTCACCCGCGAGAAGCTCTCCCCGATCCTGGCCGCACTGAAGGCCGAGGACACCGAGCACGGGCTCGAACTCTCCGCCCGGATGGTCGAGTTCCACGGACTCGGGCACAGCGCCGCCATCCACACCGAGGACGAGGAGCTCGCCGAGGAGTTCGGCAAGCGCGTCAAGGCGGTCCGCGTCATCGTCAACGCGCCCTCCACCTTCGGCGGCATCGGCGACGTCTACAACTCCTTCCTCCCCTCGCTCACCCTCGGCTGCGGCTCCTACGGGCACAACTCGGTGTCCAACAACGTCTCCGCGGTCAACCTCGTCAACGTCAAGCGGATCGGACGGCGCAACAACAACATGCAGTGGTTCAAGGTCCCGCCGAAGATCTACTTCGAGCGCAACTCGCTGCGCTACCTCGGTGAGATGGAGGGCATCAGGCGCGTCTCGATCGTCACCGACAAGACGATGTCGACGCTCGGGTTCGTCGCCCGGGTGACCGACATCCTCGCGGCGCGGCCCGACGCGGTCACCGTCCAGATCATCGACAACGTCGAGCCCAACCCTGAGCTGGCGACCGTGCGGGCCGGTGCCGCGCTGATGCGGGACTTCCAGCCGGACACGATCATCGGCCTCGGCGGCGGCTCGCCGATGGACGCCGCCAAGATCATGTGGCTGATGTACGAGCACCCGGAGATCGAGTTCGCGGACACCAAGGAGAAGTTCTTCGACATCCGCAAGCGGGCCTTCAAGTTCCCGGGGCTCGGCAAGAAGGCGCAGATGGTGGCCGTCCCGACCACCTCGGGCACGGGCTCGGAGGTCACTCCCTTCGCGGTCATCTCCGACCCGGAGGCGGCGCAGAAGTACCCGCTCGCCGACTACGCGCTCACCCCGAACGTCGCGATCGTCGACCCGGTCCTGCCGATGGGGCTGCCCGCCACCGTCACCGCCGACTCCGGCTTCGACGCGCTGACCCACGCCACCGAGGCGTACGTCTCCGCCTACTCGAACGACTACACCGACGGGCTCTGCCTCCAGGCGATCAAGCTCATCTTCGAGAACCTGGAGCGGTGCGTCGTCAACGGCCCCAAGGATCCCGAGGCGCGCGAGAAGATGCACAACGCCTCGACGGTCGCGGGGATGGCCTTCGCCAACGCCTTCCTCGGGCTCGTGCACGCGATGGCGCACACCCTCGGCAACACGTTCCACGTCGCCCACGGGCGCACCAACGCGCTGCTGCTTCCGCACGTCATCCGGCACAACGGCACGGTGTCCGGCAAGGCGACGCCGTGGCCGAAGGCCGAGGTCTACCGGGCGCCCGAGCGCTTCCAGGAGATCGCGCGGATGTTGGGGCTGCCTGCCTCAACCCCCGAGGAGGGAGTGGAGTCCTATGCCCGTGCGGTCGAGGAACTGCGTGCCAAGTGCGGTATCCCCGCGTCCTTCCAGGAGGAGGGTGTGGACGAGGCGGCCTTCCTGGCGGCTCTGCCGCAGCAGGCGATGAACGCGTACGCGGATCAGTGCGCGCCCGCCAACCCCCGTATGCCGATGATCGATGAGATGCAGCAGCTCATGCGGCAGGCGTACTACGGCGAGCCCCGAAGGGGCGCGGGGAACGGCGCGACCAGCCACTGA
- a CDS encoding AAA family ATPase, translating to MIRTLAVENYRSLRKLIVPLDRLNVITGANGTGKSSLYRSLRLLADSATGGAVAALAREGGLPSAMWAGERKAEPAGLKLGFAGDEFGYAVDFGVPQPGPGAGGARSMFALDPEIKRESTWAGPVLRTAALLCDRAGPAVRTRTADGGWHRSQGIKPYDSMLSEFADPQLAPDLLRLRELIRSWRFYDHVRTDADAPARAARIGTRTPVLTHDGADLAAALQTIREIGDEEALDEAVADAFPGSQVRVVDNGGRFELQLHQRGLLRPLGPAELSDGTLRYLLWTAALLTPRPPSLLVLNEPETSLHPDLLRPLADLIVAATKDTQVVLVTHAQELADAVAKGAARHRFDINSIELVKESGRTTVAGRESMLDEPLWYWPKR from the coding sequence ATGATCCGCACACTCGCCGTCGAGAACTACCGCTCCCTGCGCAAGCTGATCGTCCCGCTGGACCGGCTGAACGTGATCACCGGCGCCAACGGCACGGGAAAGTCCAGCCTGTACCGCTCCCTTCGGCTGCTCGCCGACTCCGCCACGGGCGGCGCGGTCGCGGCGCTGGCCCGCGAGGGCGGCCTGCCGTCCGCCATGTGGGCGGGCGAGCGCAAGGCGGAACCGGCCGGGCTCAAGCTGGGCTTCGCCGGGGACGAGTTCGGGTACGCGGTCGACTTCGGCGTCCCCCAGCCAGGACCCGGCGCCGGCGGCGCCCGCTCCATGTTCGCCCTCGACCCCGAGATCAAGCGCGAGTCCACCTGGGCCGGGCCCGTGCTGCGGACCGCCGCGCTGCTCTGCGACCGCGCGGGCCCCGCCGTGCGCACCCGCACGGCCGACGGCGGCTGGCACCGCTCCCAGGGCATCAAGCCGTACGACAGCATGCTCAGCGAGTTCGCCGACCCCCAGCTCGCCCCCGACCTGCTGCGGCTGCGCGAGCTGATCCGCTCCTGGCGGTTCTACGACCACGTGCGCACCGACGCCGACGCGCCCGCCCGCGCCGCCCGCATCGGCACCCGCACCCCGGTCCTCACCCACGACGGCGCGGACCTGGCGGCGGCGCTGCAGACCATCCGCGAGATCGGCGACGAAGAGGCGCTCGACGAGGCGGTGGCGGACGCCTTCCCCGGCAGCCAGGTCCGCGTCGTCGACAACGGAGGACGCTTCGAACTCCAGCTGCACCAGCGCGGACTGCTGCGCCCCCTGGGCCCCGCCGAGCTGTCCGACGGCACCCTGCGCTACCTCCTGTGGACCGCCGCGCTCCTCACCCCCCGCCCGCCGTCCCTCCTCGTCCTGAACGAACCGGAGACGAGCCTGCACCCCGACCTGCTCCGCCCGCTCGCCGACCTGATCGTCGCGGCGACCAAGGACACCCAGGTCGTCCTGGTGACCCACGCCCAGGAACTGGCGGACGCGGTGGCGAAGGGAGCGGCCCGCCACCGCTTCGACATCAACTCCATAGAACTGGTGAAGGAGTCGGGCCGGACAACGGTGGCGGGCCGGGAAAGCATGCTGGACGAGCCGCTCTGGTACTGGCCGAAGCGCTGA
- a CDS encoding DNA polymerase III subunit alpha, which yields MPGFTHLHTVSGFSLRYGASHPERLAERAAERGMDALALTDRDTLAGAVRFAKACAKAGVRPLFGAELAVGGPAPAGGGRRRAPVRGGAFIDESTPRATFLARDGATGWAALCRLVTAAHRAPEGQPVLPWRDNHGEGLTVLLGPASDVGRALAAGRPDRAARLLLPWRERYGDALRLESVWHGREGTGPGSLRLAARTVGFAAEQGVRPVLSNAVRYADPGQGPVADVLDAARRLVPVDPTKELDGGERWLKDADAMLGIAERIVEAAGFRRDTAHRLIEQTRAAAAECLVDAEDDIGVGTVHFPEPRLVGAGHRTAQRVLASRAAAGMVLRGYDRATGARGYWERMHRELDIIAHHGFASYFLTVAQVVDDVRDLGIRVAARGSGAGSLVNHLIGIAHADPVEHGLLMERFLSKRRSVLPDIDIDVESARRIEVYRAIIGRFGTERVATVAMPETYRVRHAVRDVGAALSMDPADIDRIAKAFPHIRARDARAAMEELPELRGIAEELGDRDRLWDLVEALDALPRGVAMHPCGVLLSDASLLARTPVVPTSGEGLPMAQFDKEDVEELGLLKLDVLGVRMQSAMAHAVGEVERATGDRVDIDSVPPGDPATYRLIQSAETLGCFQIESPGQRDLVGRLQPATFHDLVVDISLFRPGPVAADMVRPFIEARHGRAPVRYPHPDLAEPLKDTYGVVVFHEQIIEIVDIMTGCGRDEADRVRRGLSDPESQGRIRFWFAQHAAARGYDAETIGRTWEIVEAFGSYGFCKAHAVAFAVPTYQSAWLKAHHPAAFYAGLLTHDPGMYPKRLLLADARRRGVPILPLDVNRSAVAHRIELVSDKAGSRESWGLRLGLCDVHGISEAESARIAEGQPYASLVDFWERARPSKPVAQRLARVGALDAFGANRRDLQLHLAELRRGSRGAAGGQLPLAGGRATAPAGLPDLDDAERLSAELGVLGMDSSRHLMGDHEEFLRELGALSARRLREAEHGATVLVAGAKAATQTPPIRSGKRVIFTTLDDGTGLVDLAFFDDAHERCAHTVFHSWLLLVRGVVQRRGPRSLSVVGSAAWNLAELVEVRGSGGLDAVARRLAEPGPEPEPAPEAGEGRRIRMATGYEMHPWADLRPAGEGAAGTRKLWHQSPGSAG from the coding sequence GTGCCGGGGTTCACGCATCTGCACACCGTCTCCGGGTTCTCCCTGCGGTACGGCGCATCGCACCCGGAGCGGCTGGCCGAGCGCGCCGCCGAGCGGGGCATGGACGCCCTCGCGCTCACCGACAGGGACACCCTCGCGGGCGCCGTCCGGTTCGCCAAGGCCTGCGCGAAAGCGGGCGTGCGGCCGCTGTTCGGCGCCGAGCTCGCGGTGGGCGGGCCCGCCCCCGCCGGGGGCGGGCGACGAAGGGCCCCCGTGCGCGGCGGTGCCTTCATCGACGAATCGACCCCGCGCGCGACCTTCCTCGCCCGCGACGGCGCCACCGGCTGGGCCGCGCTCTGCCGCCTCGTCACCGCCGCGCACCGCGCCCCGGAGGGGCAGCCCGTGCTGCCCTGGCGGGACAACCACGGCGAAGGCCTTACCGTGCTGCTCGGCCCCGCGTCCGACGTGGGACGCGCGCTCGCCGCCGGACGCCCCGACCGGGCCGCCCGCCTCCTTCTCCCGTGGCGCGAGCGCTACGGCGACGCACTGCGCCTGGAGTCCGTCTGGCACGGCCGCGAGGGCACCGGGCCCGGATCGCTCAGGCTCGCCGCGCGCACCGTGGGCTTCGCCGCCGAGCAGGGCGTACGCCCCGTCCTGAGCAACGCCGTGCGCTACGCCGACCCGGGGCAGGGCCCCGTCGCCGACGTGCTCGACGCCGCGCGCCGCCTCGTCCCCGTCGACCCGACCAAGGAACTCGACGGCGGCGAGCGGTGGTTGAAGGACGCGGACGCCATGCTCGGCATCGCCGAACGGATCGTCGAGGCGGCCGGATTCCGCCGCGACACCGCCCACCGGCTGATCGAACAGACCCGGGCGGCCGCCGCCGAGTGCCTCGTCGACGCGGAGGACGACATCGGTGTCGGGACCGTGCACTTCCCCGAGCCGCGCCTGGTCGGCGCCGGGCACCGCACCGCGCAGCGCGTCCTCGCCTCACGGGCGGCGGCGGGCATGGTGTTGCGCGGCTACGACCGTGCCACGGGGGCCCGCGGGTACTGGGAGCGGATGCACCGCGAGCTGGACATCATCGCGCACCACGGCTTCGCGTCCTACTTCCTGACCGTGGCCCAAGTGGTCGACGACGTACGCGACTTGGGCATCCGGGTCGCGGCGCGCGGATCCGGCGCGGGGTCCCTCGTCAACCACCTCATCGGCATCGCGCACGCCGACCCCGTCGAGCACGGCCTGCTCATGGAGCGGTTCCTCTCCAAGCGGCGGTCCGTGCTCCCCGACATCGACATCGACGTCGAGTCGGCCCGCAGGATCGAGGTCTACCGCGCGATCATCGGCCGCTTCGGCACCGAGCGGGTCGCGACGGTCGCGATGCCCGAGACCTACCGGGTGCGCCACGCCGTGCGCGACGTCGGAGCCGCCCTGTCCATGGACCCGGCCGACATCGACCGGATCGCCAAGGCGTTCCCGCACATCCGCGCCCGCGACGCCCGCGCGGCGATGGAAGAGCTGCCCGAACTGCGCGGGATCGCCGAGGAGTTGGGGGACAGGGACCGGCTGTGGGATCTCGTCGAGGCGCTCGACGCGCTGCCGCGCGGTGTCGCCATGCACCCGTGCGGGGTGCTGCTCTCCGACGCCTCGCTGCTCGCGCGCACGCCCGTCGTGCCGACCAGCGGCGAGGGCCTGCCCATGGCGCAGTTCGACAAGGAGGACGTGGAGGAGCTAGGCCTGCTCAAGCTGGACGTGCTCGGTGTGCGGATGCAGTCGGCGATGGCGCACGCGGTGGGTGAGGTCGAGCGGGCCACGGGCGACCGGGTGGACATCGACTCGGTGCCGCCGGGTGACCCGGCGACGTACCGGCTCATCCAGTCCGCCGAGACGCTGGGCTGCTTCCAGATCGAGTCGCCGGGCCAGCGCGACCTGGTCGGACGCCTACAGCCCGCGACCTTCCACGACCTGGTGGTCGACATCTCGCTGTTCCGTCCCGGGCCCGTCGCCGCCGACATGGTGCGGCCCTTCATCGAGGCCAGGCACGGCCGCGCGCCCGTCCGCTATCCGCACCCGGACCTCGCCGAGCCGCTGAAGGACACCTACGGAGTCGTCGTCTTCCACGAGCAGATCATCGAGATCGTGGACATCATGACCGGCTGCGGGCGCGACGAGGCGGACCGGGTGCGGCGCGGGCTCTCCGACCCCGAGTCGCAGGGCCGGATCCGCTTCTGGTTCGCGCAGCACGCGGCGGCCAGGGGCTACGACGCGGAGACGATCGGCCGCACCTGGGAGATCGTCGAGGCCTTCGGTTCGTACGGCTTCTGCAAGGCGCACGCGGTGGCCTTCGCCGTGCCGACGTACCAGTCGGCGTGGCTGAAGGCCCATCATCCGGCCGCGTTCTACGCCGGGTTGCTCACGCACGACCCCGGGATGTACCCGAAGCGGCTGCTGCTCGCGGACGCGCGGCGGCGCGGGGTGCCGATCCTTCCGCTGGACGTGAACCGGTCCGCGGTCGCCCACCGTATCGAACTGGTGTCTGATAAGGCTGGTTCCCGGGAGAGCTGGGGGCTGCGCCTCGGGCTCTGCGACGTGCACGGCATCAGCGAGGCCGAGTCCGCGCGGATCGCCGAAGGGCAGCCCTACGCCTCGCTCGTCGACTTCTGGGAGCGGGCCAGGCCGTCGAAGCCGGTCGCGCAGCGGCTCGCGCGGGTCGGCGCGCTCGACGCGTTCGGCGCCAACCGCCGTGATCTGCAACTGCACCTGGCCGAACTGCGGCGGGGCTCGCGCGGCGCGGCGGGCGGCCAGCTGCCGCTGGCGGGCGGGCGGGCGACCGCGCCCGCCGGGCTGCCCGACCTGGACGACGCCGAACGGCTCAGCGCCGAACTCGGCGTCCTCGGCATGGACTCCTCCCGCCACCTCATGGGCGACCACGAGGAGTTCCTGCGGGAGCTCGGCGCCCTCTCCGCGCGGCGCCTTCGCGAGGCCGAGCACGGCGCGACCGTCCTGGTCGCGGGCGCCAAGGCCGCCACCCAGACCCCGCCGATCCGCTCCGGCAAGCGGGTCATCTTCACCACCCTCGACGACGGCACGGGCCTGGTCGACCTGGCCTTCTTCGACGACGCGCACGAACGGTGCGCGCACACCGTCTTCCACTCCTGGCTGCTGCTCGTACGCGGCGTGGTGCAGCGCAGGGGCCCGCGCAGCCTCAGCGTGGTCGGCTCGGCCGCGTGGAACCTGGCCGAACTGGTGGAGGTGCGCGGCAGCGGCGGCCTGGACGCGGTGGCGCGGCGCCTGGCGGAACCGGGCCCGGAGCCGGAACCCGCCCCCGAGGCGGGGGAGGGGCGCCGCATCCGCATGGCCACGGGGTACGAGATGCACCCCTGGGCGGATCTGCGCCCGGCGGGCGAAGGCGCGGCGGGGACGCGGAAGCTGTGGCACCAAAGTCCGGGGAGCGCGGGATGA